From Mangifera indica cultivar Alphonso unplaced genomic scaffold, CATAS_Mindica_2.1 Un_0001, whole genome shotgun sequence, the proteins below share one genomic window:
- the LOC123205020 gene encoding mitochondrial inner membrane protease subunit 2-like yields the protein MVSHSFLWSFDDYVLVEKFCLGNYKFSHGDVIVFRSPHNHKEKHVKRIIDSPGDWIGTHSSYDVVKVPDGHCWVEGDNPSSSMESRTYGPIPLGLVQGRITHIVWPPQRLEAVKRNIYADRLSSF from the exons ATGGTATCTCACAGCTTTTTATGGAGCTTTG ATGACTATGTTCTAGTTGAGAAATTTTGTCTGGGAAATTACAAGTTTTCACATGGAGATGTGATTGTTTTTCG ATCACCTCACAATCACAAAGAGAAACATGTGAAGAGAATTATTGATTCGCCAGGTGACTGGATTGGTACTCACAGTTCTTATGATGTTGTGAAGGTTCCGGATGGACATTGTTGGGTCGAGGGAGACAATCCTTCTTCTAGCATGGAGTCAAGAACTTATGGCCCA ATTCCTTTGGGCCTAGTTCAAGGAAGGATCACCCATATTGTATGGCCTCCTCAAAGACTAGAAGCAGTGAAGAGAAATATTTATGCAGACAGACTTTCTTCTTTCTAA